The following coding sequences are from one Kallotenue papyrolyticum window:
- the fdh gene encoding formate dehydrogenase, protein MSAFQRLRQRIGLLPNPISRQTRQVQPRIRGAAVSISVCPYCAVGCSQLVYTKDGKIVDIEGNYESPINGGTLCPKGAATFGLLHSPLRETKVKYRAPYSDRWEERSLEWAMERIAQRVKETRDATFEEKDAQGVPVMRTLGIAHLGGATLDNEENYLIKKLFTAGLGIVAVENQARIUHSSTVPGLGARLGRGGATTTQQSLADSDCIVIMGSNMAENHPVGFRFVMQAKQRGATIIHVDPRFSRTSAMADIHVPLRAGSDIAVLGGIINYVLNSERWNSDPFFREYVTHYTNAPVIISEQFQDTEDLGGIFSGYDPQQRRYAFDTWQYAGQPTPPDPERMPAGPPARQPHATGQTGEREEGGVGDHGSRHDHATQHAQRAHGQTSEPYSQQVGTGSTAPLFDPTLQHPRCVLQIVKRHFARYTPELVEQISGVPRELLIRVAETLLQNSGRERTSAFCYAVAWTQHTVGTQMISCCALLQLLLGNIGRPGGGILALRGHATIQGSTDIPTLYNLLPGYLPMPSTMAGHRSLEAYLAAEQPATGLWFNMPAYLISLLKAWYGAAATAENDFAYDLLPKISGDYSFEAMIPLMRDGIIKGLFCMGQNPAVGGQNAGLVRRALANLDWLVVRDPYEIETAAFWYDAPEVRNGELRPQQIKTEIFFLPPAVTPEKEGSYTNTQRLIQWHDQAVAPPDDCRSETWFVYHLGRRLKQLYADDHSPKGRQIQALTWDYPTHGPQQEVDVEAVIREINGYTVADGRLLPGFRALRDDGSTACGCWIYSAIMPEEGHNRAKDRRGDDRAALEWGFAWPNNVRILYNRASADPQGRPWSERKKWVWWDAAKGEWTGYDTPDFPRDKPPDYQPPAGARGVDAHAGDKPFLLIADGRGRLFTTAGLLDGPLPTHYEPWESPVSNLLYPNYTRSPVATIFDRPDNPYHAIGDARFPYVITTYRLTEHHTAGGMSRFVPWLAELQPEGFVEISPELAAELGIDNGDWVTVETLRGQAEARALVTERMQPLHVNGRLVHQVGMPWHFGYGGYARGGIANNLSALIEDPNSRIHEGKAFTCTLRKGRIGETRSEAGQRQAADNPTAEA, encoded by the coding sequence ATGAGCGCATTCCAGCGACTTAGGCAACGTATCGGTTTGCTTCCCAACCCGATCAGCCGGCAGACGCGTCAGGTTCAGCCGCGGATCAGAGGCGCCGCGGTCAGCATCAGCGTATGTCCCTACTGCGCCGTCGGCTGCTCGCAACTGGTGTACACCAAGGACGGCAAGATCGTTGATATCGAGGGCAACTACGAAAGTCCGATCAACGGCGGCACGCTCTGTCCCAAGGGCGCGGCGACCTTTGGCCTGTTGCACAGTCCGCTGCGCGAAACCAAAGTCAAGTATCGCGCGCCCTACAGCGATCGTTGGGAGGAACGCTCGCTGGAGTGGGCCATGGAGCGCATCGCGCAGCGCGTCAAGGAGACGCGCGACGCGACCTTCGAGGAAAAGGACGCGCAGGGCGTGCCGGTGATGCGTACGTTGGGCATCGCGCATCTGGGCGGCGCGACGCTGGACAACGAAGAGAACTACCTGATCAAGAAGCTCTTCACTGCCGGTTTGGGCATCGTTGCTGTCGAAAACCAGGCGCGCATATGACACTCCAGCACGGTGCCCGGTCTGGGCGCACGACTGGGTCGCGGCGGCGCGACCACCACCCAGCAGAGCCTGGCCGATAGCGACTGCATCGTGATCATGGGCTCGAACATGGCCGAGAACCATCCGGTGGGCTTCCGCTTCGTGATGCAGGCCAAGCAGCGCGGCGCGACGATCATCCATGTCGATCCGCGTTTCTCGCGTACCTCGGCCATGGCCGATATCCACGTACCGCTGCGCGCGGGGAGTGATATCGCCGTGCTCGGCGGCATCATCAACTATGTGCTCAACAGCGAGCGCTGGAACAGCGATCCCTTTTTCCGCGAGTACGTCACGCACTACACCAACGCGCCGGTGATTATCAGCGAGCAGTTCCAGGATACCGAAGATTTGGGAGGCATCTTCTCCGGCTACGATCCACAGCAGCGTCGGTACGCCTTCGACACGTGGCAATACGCGGGCCAGCCCACGCCACCCGACCCTGAGCGCATGCCCGCCGGGCCGCCGGCGCGGCAGCCGCACGCCACCGGCCAGACCGGCGAGCGCGAGGAGGGTGGAGTCGGCGATCATGGCAGCCGGCATGATCATGCGACGCAGCATGCGCAGCGCGCGCACGGCCAGACCAGCGAGCCCTACAGCCAGCAGGTGGGGACCGGTTCAACCGCTCCACTATTCGATCCCACGCTGCAGCATCCGCGCTGTGTGTTGCAGATCGTCAAACGCCATTTCGCGCGCTACACCCCGGAGCTGGTGGAACAGATCTCCGGCGTGCCGCGCGAGCTGCTGATCCGCGTGGCTGAGACGCTGCTCCAGAACTCGGGCCGCGAGCGCACCTCGGCCTTTTGCTATGCGGTCGCCTGGACGCAGCATACCGTGGGCACGCAGATGATCAGTTGCTGCGCCCTGCTGCAACTGCTGCTGGGCAACATCGGGCGACCGGGCGGCGGTATTCTGGCGCTGCGCGGCCATGCCACGATCCAGGGGAGTACCGACATCCCCACGCTCTACAACCTCTTGCCGGGCTACCTGCCCATGCCCAGCACCATGGCCGGCCATCGCTCCCTGGAGGCCTACCTGGCCGCCGAGCAGCCGGCGACCGGCCTGTGGTTCAACATGCCCGCCTACCTGATCAGCCTGCTCAAAGCCTGGTATGGCGCGGCCGCCACCGCCGAGAACGACTTTGCCTATGATCTGCTGCCCAAAATCTCCGGCGACTACTCCTTCGAGGCGATGATCCCGCTGATGCGCGACGGGATCATCAAAGGGCTCTTCTGCATGGGTCAAAACCCGGCGGTGGGCGGGCAAAACGCCGGCCTGGTGCGTCGGGCGCTGGCCAATCTCGACTGGCTGGTGGTGCGCGATCCCTACGAAATCGAAACCGCGGCCTTCTGGTACGACGCGCCCGAAGTGCGCAACGGCGAGCTGCGACCGCAGCAGATCAAAACCGAGATCTTCTTCCTGCCGCCGGCGGTCACGCCGGAGAAGGAGGGATCCTACACCAACACCCAGCGCCTGATACAGTGGCACGATCAGGCGGTCGCGCCGCCGGACGATTGCCGTTCCGAGACCTGGTTCGTCTACCACCTTGGTCGGCGTCTCAAGCAGCTCTACGCCGACGATCATTCGCCCAAAGGGCGCCAGATTCAGGCGCTGACCTGGGACTATCCTACCCACGGCCCGCAGCAAGAGGTAGATGTGGAGGCGGTGATCAGGGAGATCAATGGCTACACCGTCGCCGACGGCCGGCTGCTGCCCGGCTTCCGCGCGCTCAGGGACGATGGTTCGACCGCCTGCGGCTGCTGGATCTACTCCGCCATCATGCCCGAGGAGGGGCATAACCGTGCCAAGGATCGCCGCGGCGATGATCGCGCCGCGCTGGAGTGGGGCTTCGCCTGGCCCAACAACGTGCGCATCCTCTACAACCGCGCCTCGGCCGACCCGCAGGGGCGGCCCTGGAGCGAGCGCAAGAAGTGGGTCTGGTGGGATGCCGCCAAGGGCGAGTGGACCGGCTACGACACGCCCGATTTTCCACGCGACAAACCGCCCGACTACCAACCGCCCGCCGGTGCCCGCGGCGTGGACGCCCACGCCGGCGACAAGCCCTTCTTGTTGATCGCCGATGGACGTGGCCGCCTCTTTACCACTGCCGGGCTCCTCGACGGGCCGCTGCCGACGCACTACGAGCCCTGGGAGTCGCCTGTGTCCAACCTGCTCTATCCCAACTACACGCGTAGTCCGGTGGCTACCATCTTCGATCGTCCAGACAATCCCTATCATGCGATCGGCGATGCGCGCTTCCCGTACGTGATCACCACCTACCGTCTGACCGAGCATCACACCGCCGGCGGCATGAGCCGCTTCGTGCCCTGGCTGGCCGAGCTGCAGCCGGAAGGCTTCGTCGAGATCAGTCCGGAGCTGGCCGCCGAACTCGGCATCGACAACGGCGATTGGGTTACCGTTGAGACCCTGCGCGGCCAGGCCGAGGCGCGCGCGCTGGTCACCGAGCGCATGCAGCCCCTGCACGTCAACGGACGGCTGGTCCATCAGGTGGGCATGCCCTGGCATTTCGGCTACGGCGGCTATGCCCGCGGTGGGATCGCCAACAACCTCAGCGCGCTGATCGAAGATCCTAACTCGCGTATCCACGAGGGCAAGGCGTTTACCTGCACGCTGCGCAAAGGAAGGATCGGCGAGACGCGCAGCGAAGCAGGACAACGCCAGGCAGCCGACAACCCGACAGCGGAGGCATGA
- a CDS encoding 4Fe-4S dicluster domain-containing protein, with protein MLSDVQLIGTTGSRPGAMGFLTDTTLCIGCKACEVACKQWNQLPMDNFGWTGHSYDHTGDLGATTWRHVAFIERLDGADGQRVDVMPPFQSHWLMMSDVCKHCVRAGCLEACPTGAIIRTEFDTVVIQQEICNGCGYCVPACPFGVPELSLFDGKAHKCTLCYDRVTAGLEPACAKACPTDSIQFGPVEHLLERARQRVADLHARGVTSAYIYGDRAVGGTHGIDGLNALFILTAEPEVYNLPAAPELPQDKVGRAFLSTLGAALALGVAAVAALRRL; from the coding sequence ATGCTGAGCGATGTGCAGCTGATTGGTACAACCGGATCGCGGCCCGGCGCGATGGGCTTTCTGACCGATACGACGCTGTGTATCGGCTGCAAGGCCTGTGAGGTAGCCTGCAAGCAGTGGAACCAGTTGCCGATGGACAACTTCGGCTGGACCGGCCACAGCTACGACCACACTGGCGACCTGGGCGCGACCACCTGGCGCCATGTGGCCTTCATCGAACGTCTGGACGGCGCCGACGGGCAGCGCGTGGATGTGATGCCGCCCTTCCAGAGTCACTGGCTGATGATGTCGGACGTGTGCAAGCACTGCGTGCGCGCCGGCTGCCTGGAAGCCTGTCCCACCGGCGCGATCATCCGCACCGAGTTCGATACCGTGGTGATCCAGCAGGAGATCTGCAATGGCTGCGGCTATTGCGTGCCGGCCTGTCCCTTCGGCGTGCCCGAGCTGAGCCTGTTCGACGGCAAGGCGCACAAATGCACGCTATGCTACGATCGCGTGACCGCCGGTCTGGAGCCGGCCTGTGCCAAGGCCTGCCCGACCGACTCGATCCAGTTCGGGCCGGTGGAGCACCTGCTGGAGCGCGCCCGGCAGCGCGTCGCGGATCTGCACGCGCGCGGAGTGACCAGCGCCTACATCTACGGCGATCGCGCCGTCGGCGGGACGCACGGCATCGATGGGCTGAACGCCTTGTTTATCCTGACGGCGGAGCCCGAGGTCTATAACCTCCCTGCCGCGCCGGAGCTGCCACAAGACAAGGTCGGACGGGCCTTTCTGTCCACGCTGGGCGCGGCGCTGGCGCTGGGCGTGGCGGCGGTCGCGGCGCTGCGCCGCCTGTAG
- the nrfD gene encoding NrfD/PsrC family molybdoenzyme membrane anchor subunit, translated as MTAKYERTWEHRRAAGRSVSDEARTSYYGLPTIHKPHWKWLIIWYFFLGGISAASYVIATLADLLAKSHDARRIARAGRYLSLATLIPSPILLILDLGRPERFFHMLSILKLRSPMSVGTWGLTIFGGFCGLSALIQAAQDGLLAWARPLNRLLLALPRRAIGLVGSVFGFFVGGYTGVLLSATAVPLWARNFLLLGPLFLTSALSTATAAVTLVLALGRRVNRRALHVLERLDRLALAIELGLILAVRLNAGAVIGRPLRQGRLGALFRWGVLGAGICAPALTHVVGRLMRAPTRLVAILASSLVLIGGFLLRYVVVMAGRASADDPEAYFAFTRHTRPRA; from the coding sequence ATGACGGCCAAATACGAACGTACCTGGGAGCACCGGCGCGCCGCAGGCCGCTCGGTCAGCGACGAGGCGCGCACGAGCTACTATGGCCTGCCGACTATTCACAAGCCGCACTGGAAATGGCTGATCATCTGGTACTTCTTCCTGGGCGGGATTTCGGCGGCCAGCTATGTGATCGCGACCCTTGCCGATCTGCTCGCCAAGAGCCACGATGCGCGGCGCATCGCCCGCGCCGGACGCTACCTCTCCCTGGCGACGCTGATCCCCAGCCCGATCCTGCTGATCCTCGATCTGGGACGACCCGAGCGCTTCTTTCACATGCTCTCCATTCTCAAGCTGCGCTCACCGATGTCGGTCGGTACCTGGGGGCTGACGATCTTCGGTGGCTTCTGCGGTCTTTCGGCGCTGATCCAGGCGGCGCAGGACGGCCTACTGGCCTGGGCGCGTCCGCTCAACCGCCTGCTGCTGGCACTGCCGCGGCGCGCCATTGGACTGGTCGGCAGCGTGTTTGGCTTTTTCGTTGGTGGCTACACCGGCGTGTTGCTCAGCGCTACGGCCGTGCCGCTGTGGGCCAGAAACTTTCTGCTGCTGGGGCCGCTGTTTCTGACCTCGGCGCTCTCAACCGCGACGGCGGCCGTGACGCTGGTGCTGGCGCTGGGGCGTCGTGTGAATCGGCGCGCGCTGCACGTGCTGGAGCGCCTCGATCGGCTGGCACTGGCGATCGAGCTTGGCCTGATTCTCGCCGTGCGGCTCAACGCCGGTGCGGTGATCGGTCGCCCGCTGCGGCAGGGCCGGCTGGGCGCGCTCTTCCGCTGGGGTGTGCTCGGCGCCGGCATCTGCGCGCCGGCGTTGACGCATGTGGTTGGACGGCTCATGCGCGCACCGACGCGGCTGGTGGCGATCCTCGCATCGAGCCTGGTGCTGATCGGCGGCTTTCTGTTGCGCTATGTGGTCGTCATGGCCGGGCGTGCCTCCGCCGATGATCCAGAGGCCTATTTCGCCTTCACGCGCCATACCCGGCCACGGGCCTGA
- the rplS gene encoding 50S ribosomal protein L19 yields MADLLHEVVKDQLRNDIPEFRPGDTVRVSVKVVEGDRERLQDFEGVVIARRGGGINETFTVRRIGAHGIGVERTFLVHSPRIDSIKVVRRGKVRRAKLYYLRNLSGKAARIKERRY; encoded by the coding sequence ATGGCCGATCTGTTGCACGAGGTTGTCAAGGATCAGTTGCGCAACGACATTCCGGAGTTTCGTCCCGGCGATACCGTGCGCGTGAGCGTTAAGGTCGTTGAAGGCGATCGCGAGCGCCTGCAGGACTTCGAGGGCGTTGTGATCGCGCGGCGCGGCGGTGGCATCAACGAGACGTTCACTGTCCGTCGCATCGGCGCGCACGGCATCGGCGTCGAGCGTACCTTTTTGGTCCATTCGCCGCGCATCGACTCGATCAAGGTGGTGCGGCGTGGCAAGGTACGGCGCGCCAAGCTCTACTACCTGCGCAACCTGTCGGGCAAGGCCGCGCGCATCAAGGAACGGCGCTACTGA
- a CDS encoding S8 family peptidase has product MRRFVGLFTLVFVLLANLVVIGPVAAGQPKPKQAPTSPMAGKPIPNRYIVVLKEGADARAVAAITGVAPSLVYTAALNGFAAELNQGQLTALQHHPAVDYIEQDTEVTLDATQYMDANGDPWGLDRIDQRGLPLSGSYTYASTGSGVRAYVIDTGIQTNHPEFGSRASAVYDAFGGNGQDCNGHGTHVAGTIGGATYGVAKSVYLRAVRVLDCNGSGSTSGIIAAVDWLRQNAIKPAVANMSLGGGYSSSLNTAVTNLVNSGVFVAVAAGNENQDACNVSPASASGTITVAASDRSDTRASFSNYGSCVDIYAPGVNIKSAWINSGTRTISGTSMATPHVAGVAALYKATYGDASASTIINWMINNATTNVIKSNVSGTPNRLLYKGGL; this is encoded by the coding sequence ATGCGACGGTTTGTCGGCCTGTTCACGCTCGTGTTCGTTCTGTTGGCCAACCTCGTAGTGATCGGTCCGGTGGCCGCCGGGCAGCCCAAACCCAAGCAGGCGCCCACCAGCCCCATGGCGGGCAAGCCCATCCCCAACCGCTATATTGTCGTGCTCAAGGAAGGCGCGGATGCGCGGGCGGTGGCAGCGATCACCGGGGTTGCGCCCAGCCTGGTGTACACGGCGGCGCTCAACGGCTTTGCCGCCGAGCTCAATCAGGGGCAGCTTACCGCGCTGCAGCATCATCCCGCGGTGGACTATATCGAGCAGGACACCGAGGTGACGCTCGACGCCACGCAGTACATGGATGCCAACGGCGATCCCTGGGGGCTGGATCGCATCGACCAGCGCGGTCTGCCGCTCTCGGGCAGCTACACCTACGCCAGCACCGGCTCCGGCGTGCGCGCGTACGTGATCGATACCGGTATTCAGACCAACCATCCGGAGTTCGGCTCGCGCGCCTCGGCGGTGTACGATGCCTTTGGCGGCAACGGTCAGGACTGCAACGGCCACGGCACGCATGTGGCCGGCACGATCGGCGGCGCGACCTATGGCGTGGCTAAGTCGGTGTATCTGCGCGCCGTGCGCGTGCTGGACTGCAACGGCTCCGGCTCGACCTCGGGGATCATCGCTGCGGTGGACTGGCTGCGCCAGAACGCGATCAAGCCGGCGGTGGCCAACATGTCGCTGGGTGGTGGCTACTCCTCGTCACTCAACACGGCGGTGACCAACCTGGTGAACTCGGGTGTCTTCGTCGCGGTGGCGGCGGGCAACGAGAACCAGGATGCCTGCAACGTTTCGCCGGCCAGCGCCAGCGGCACGATCACCGTCGCGGCGTCGGATCGCAGCGATACGCGCGCGTCGTTCTCGAACTATGGCAGCTGTGTGGACATCTACGCGCCGGGCGTCAACATCAAGTCGGCCTGGATCAACAGCGGCACGCGCACGATCAGCGGCACCTCAATGGCGACGCCGCACGTCGCGGGCGTGGCCGCGCTCTACAAAGCCACGTATGGCGATGCCTCGGCCTCGACGATCATCAACTGGATGATCAACAACGCCACTACCAACGTGATCAAGAGCAACGTTTCGGGCACGCCCAACCGTCTGCTGTATAAGGGCGGCCTGTAG